The sequence CAAAGCACATTACACAATCCGGATTTGCAGTAGGCACAGTCAGGTTAATCTTCTAAATCCATAATTATTGCTTATTTTCGCTGCTTGAATTGAATGCTAGCGTCCGCTTTCTATACTCCCCACTCTATTTGTACTGTCCTTCATTCTCCCCTACTGTTTTATTTCATACACATCTCATATTTGCTTGACTAACAGGCAAACTCACATTAATCTTAATGTAATATTAAGGAAAGGACGTGTTGTTGATGAGTGTATATACAGGAGTTTTTGTTAAAATGGGAGGATTTCTAACGGCTTAACCCAGAGATTTTCTCCCACCACTACATTCTTTGGGAGGAAAAAACGGTGAATTTAGAGAGATTAGGATGGTCTGCATTTTTTGAAACAGATTTTCAACGGAGATTTTCGAATGAATGGCAGGTTGGTCGAGTTGTAGGCCAAGGGAAAAACATTTATAAATTAGCGACAAAACAAGGTGATATGAACGCGAAAATAGCCGGCAAGCTGTTATTCGAAGCAGAAGTATCGTCGCAGTTACCTGCTGTAGGTGACTGGGTTGTCTTCGCTCATGAAGACGGTGACCAATTTGCCATCATTCACGGTAATTTAGAGAGAAAAGTGTTTTTTCAAGGAAAGTAGCCGGCAATAATATGGAAGAACAACTAATCGCCAGTAATATTGATACGGTCTTTCTAGTTAGCGCCTTGAATAATGACTTTAATATTCGGCGAATTGAAAGATATGTGACATTAGCTTGGGAATCAGGAGCAAGTCCGGTGATTGTACTCACAAAGGCTGATTTATCTGACGACATCGATGCAAAAGTACTTGAAGTGGAAGAAGTAGCGATCGGCGTTCCCATCCATGTAACAAGCTCGATTACCCATCAGGGGATAGAGGACTTGAACAAATATTTGCAGTCAGGAACAACCATCGCGTTGCTTGGTTCATCTGGTGTTGGTAAATCAACGTTATCAAATATATTATCGGAGAAAGAACAACAAGCGGTCCATGCTATCCGAAATGACGACAAAGGACGACATACTACTACTTCAAGGGATCTGTTAGTATTTGATAAAGGCTTGATTCTGGATACACCCGGCTTAAGAGAGTTACAATTATGGAACACAGAGGAAGCGGTATCCAACACTTTTCAAGATATTAAAGGGTTAGAAAACGCATGCAAATTCCGTGATTGCCAGCACGAATCAGAACCAGGCTGCGCGATTCAAAAAGCAATAGAGGACGGAATAATAACTGAAGCACGGTATCACAGTTATTTAAAGTTGCTGAGAGAAACAGCTTTTATTGAGAATTCAACGGCATACATGCGGGACAAAATCGAAAAGACAAAACACTATCGTCACCAGGCTACACAACACCGAAAAATGAAAAAACATCGTTAAAACAACGGAGTGCTGATAGTTAAGTCTATCACACTCTTTTTTACGAAAAATAACTCGCTGTTTATGTTAGTATATTCAAAAGCAAAAAATGATGAAAGGTGATAAAATGGGAGTTGACAATGGAAAAGCAATAAAATTTGGCTACTACGCTATAGTCGCCACCTTGCTTACAGGGGCTGGTATAATGATTTTCGATAATCATTATTATAATGATAGTATCAGTATTCTACTTATATTTGCCGCTTATATTTTTCAAGGTTTTTACGATTTATATCGCTCTCTTAAAGACGGCACAAAAAAATGGACATTTTTCCATATACTATATATCCTATTCGCTATAAGTGTTCTTGTATGGGGAATTACAAAAGTTTTTTAATTGATAGATTCATTATAAAAACCGAGCATAAACCACCCGGTCCTAATTGACTTCATTAATAAACAACTTCCTATAATATGGATTATGTAAACTAACTGCTTAGCGGTACGGTAATTTTGAAATGTTTCAAGTGCTAGGATACCGCTCCGTCCAACCACTCCGCGTCCTGCGGGGCACGGCTGAAGCTAACTTTGTGAAGAAGGGCGCTTCACAAAGTGGATCTCCAGCACCTGCACAATCCCGCGGGAGTCTCCGTGGTTGGCCTACGCTAGGATGATTGCTCTACAACTGATGTCATAGGAAGGATATCGATTGCTATCTACATAAATCAGTCACCATTTTTATAATTTATAATGCCTAGCACCACTGCTCACAGCTATTTCAAACGTTGTAGTACTTCCCTCAAGCGTAGGAAATAGGCGGAGACTCCCGTGGAATCAGCGCGAGCTGAAGATCCACTTATGAAAGAAAAGAATTTTCTTTCATAAGTTAGCTGAAGCCGTGCCCACAGGACGCGGAGCCTATTTCCGGAGCTTTGCTAAGCAGATGAAAACTATCATAATTAACTCCATGTCAGACATTTCCAGTTGACATAATCCATATTATAGGAAGTCCGTTTTATGTTCCATAAGATTACTGCTGTGACTGCACTTTTGTACTTTCTTTGCTTACAAGATGAATGTCCTCACCTAAATAAGCCAGACTAATGCCTAGAACGATTAAAGGGGTGTTTTCCAATTGAAAAAAGTCATCATCATTGGCGGAGCAGGAACCGTTGGAGAGATATTATACAAACATTTATCACCTGACTATCATGTGCTGGTTTTCGATAAAATGGTTAAAAACGAAACCGCTACGCATAAACAAATGGATGCAACAAACTATCATGATATGCTTAAAAAAATCCCAAAAGACACCGACGTCATGATCAATTTATTACGTATAGAAACGAGTCGAGCGATTGAAGACGTAGAGGCATTTGATCAAATGACAGATGTATTCTTTAAGGCGAGTTATTATCTCATGCTGATTGCCAAGGAGTATCACATAGATAAAGTGATTTATGCGAGCAGTAATCATGCCTCTGATTATTATGAGGAAAATGGATACTCTCAATTAGGAAGAGAAATTACTACCAAGGATTATCCTTATCCTAAAGGCTTATATGGTGTGCTAAAAGTAACCTCAGAGGAAGCAGGCTTTATTTTTTCATTACATACGGATTTATCCGTTATTAATATCAGAATCGGTTCAGTACCTAAGGATGAAAAGAAGGCATTACTTGAAAATGATCGAGTATCACGCACATTACTTTCTCAACATGACTTAATCCATTTATTTATCTCTGCCATCGAAACAAACACAAAGCATGGTACCTATTATGGTGTATCGAATAACACCGATAAGCCTTGGGATATCTCAAACGCTATAAAAGAGCTCGGATATCACCCCAGCGTAAACAGTGATCAGCTAAAGAATAATTAACGAACTAGTCATCTTGGAGAATCAGCCTTCCTCCACAGATGGCTTTTCCTCACCATGGCTCTCCTGCCACACCTTAAACCGATCTAAATCTTCACTTACTTGTCTGATGACAAACCCAAGCACAGCCGCATCATCAAACAAACCTAACCCAACTAAAAAATCAGGAACGATATCTATCGGAGTAACGAAATAAATAATTGCTGCCAGGATCATCACAATAGATCCCTTCGGAATTTCTTTATACTCGCCTTGAATCCATGCCCGAAGTGCTTCAAATAATAATTGCAGCTTTCCCCACACTTCTTCTAACTTACCTTTTTTATCATTTGCTTTTATTTCTGCCTGTTTTAATAACTGTTTCGATTTTTCCTTATCTTGAAAATAGTGCTTTGCTTTCGGAATATATCTTTTATAACCATGTTCGTATTTCATGGGATCTGCTCTCTCCTGTCCATTTTCGGTATATTTTTCGACTTTCTTGTCTTTAATTGTCGAAAGTATAGATGATTTTAATGACTCATGATATTATGGCAACTATGTGTGATTTTCCATCTTTATCCACGAACATCACGTCTTTATACCTATCATAACAAATAGAGAATATATGGGGAATCATTGTAAGCCATTTGAATTTAGGGGAGGACTAATCTATGGAAGAAGCGATTCAGCAAGAACAACCCAAACAACAGAAAAAGAGAACAAAATGGATTATCATTGCGGTGGCAGTTGCGGCTATATTAATCGCAGGAATCATATCTGTTCAAGCCTTTATACTTACATCGGCTAAAGAAGATTATTTCTTAGCTGAGAAGAAATCGATTGAGCAATTGCAGGAAACCTTCGAATCAAGGTTCGAGCAGGAAATAGCCTGGAAAGAACACACCGATGAAAATGCCATTGAATCTGTAACAGAAATAACTGGTCAAATGAACGTTCCCAGCATGGCGGGGATGGGATATGACCAAATTATTAATAACGCCAATATTACGATAGAATCCGCAATGGATAGACAGGAAAACATGTCGTCCGTTACTATTTCAGCGGGTATGGCTGGTATTGAACTGAATGGTATGGAAGCAACACTCGACAATAATGACTTATACGTAGGTTTACCGTTTCTGGATAACATCATTCAAGTAAATGGAGACGATCTCGGAAGAATTCTGCAGGAACTCGATCCTGAAACCTTTTCTGGAGAGGAAAATATAGACTTCAGTACATTGTATAACGAAAATCCATTCATGACAGAAGACTTTACTTACATTAACGAAGAATACATGATGTATCTATATGACCAAATTCCCGATGAGGCATTTGAATCAACATCAGAGGACATTACGCTTGGCGATAATAGTGTGAACGCTGAAAAAATTACCTTTTCCTTATCAGAGGAAGAAGTACAAAATATACTAAAGGGTCTGTTCGACAAAATGGCAGCCGATGAAAAACTTCGAGAAATCCTCGTTAATCAAACCTTTTATCTCGACTACGCTAATGTAGAAGTAGCTAATGAAGAAATCACTGCATTTGAAGAAGACTTCGTATCAACAATGGAGGATGCTTCAGCAAATGTAGACGCCATTAAACTTCCAGACGGTTTTGAATCCGTGATTTGGGTGCAAGACGATATTATCGTAAAAAGGGAACTTTCCGCTACAATTGAAGATGCTGGAACAACAGCAACAGTTCGGGTCGACGGAACGAATGCCATCACTGATTCTACTCAAGTATTGGATTATAACTTCACGGTAGATGATGGTAATACAGAAGAGACAATGAATATGAATGCTGATCTGTCTCAACAAGACGGAACAACCAACGATGTCATTACCTTATCTGTTCCTGATGCAAACTTTACGATTGAGTCCAATCAGACAGAGCAAAATGAGACAGATAAATCATTTGAACATATTTTTTCTTTTTCACAGCAAGGTACACAATTAATGAGCCTTCACTGGATTGGTGAAGGAACGTATGAAGAGGATCAAATGACGGTGGATCATACGCTTTTCGCGGAAGATGGCGCGACACTCAATCAAGACAGCTTGTCCATCAAACTCTCGCAAGAAGGTACTACTATCAGTGAGGTAGAAACCCCAGACACAGATCAAGTGAAAAACTTAAGCGACATGAGCGGTGAAGAAATTACAGAATACGTTGAAACAGACGTTATGCAACAATTTCAAGTGTGGATGAGTAATATGATGGGTGGAATGGGAACCGGCGGCTTTTAACATTAGCGTTTAAAGTAGGTGTCATAGATGAAATCTTTGAAACATATTTACTTGTTTACAAAAAGCAATTTAATCCAACTAAGGAGGAAGTGGGTATCACTTCCTCTTATTTTACTGGTACCGATAATTATTACTGGCCTTCTTGCCTTTTCGCTTGTATCCATGATGGATGTTGCTGAAACAGAATCCCTCACGGTAGGACTAGTCGATTTTGATCAATCAGAGGAAACGAAATTGATTATTGAATTATTAGAGGACTCTTCCCAGCTTGGTGATGTATTATCCATGCAAGAAATGGAAGAGACACAAGCAAAGCAAGGTATAACCAGCAATAATTTAAGTTCTTACGTCATTTTTCCGGAGAACTTTTTTCAAAAACTGATGAATGGAGAAGCATCGCGAGTTTCTATTATTGGGAATCCCGAAAAACCGCTGCAAAGCCAAATAATTAATGAATTAATCGAAACCCTTACACGTCACATTCGTAGTTCACAGGCTAACATTCTAACCATCAATCACTACGCCACACAATTAGAAATGAACGATCAAGAAAGAAACGCACTACTGCTGGAACAATTCACTGATTACTTTTTTTATGTTCTGGGCAGTGACAGAGTGGTAACCGAGGAGAAACTGACCAATAACGCAACCTCCTCCCCTACTGAATATTTCAGTTTGGCTGGATGGTTCACGATAGTAACAATCTGGTTAGTGATTATTTACACAATGTTGCAAAAGGACATCAGTACAAAAATGAAAGAGCGCGTCCAATTGTATGGAGTGACAGACTTTCAACAAGCAGCTGCTGCCATCATCACTACCTTGTTCGTAACAGCTATAATGGCAACCGTTACTTTCTTATCATACCTTTATTTCTTTGAAGATATAACGATTATGACAGAAAATGCCATCCGAATAGCTTGTTTACTGCTATTGCATAGTATGATTGTTCTGCAAAGCTTTACATTGATTGGATGGCTGCTAAAATCTCAAAAAGTTACATTATTAATGCTGACAATCTTCACCGCCATTGTCATCCTGTTCAGCGGCGCTATTATTCCCAAAATTTATTTTCCTATTTATCTGGAAAATCTATTTTCATACAGCTTTGCTCATCAATCCTTTTATTGGATTGAACAAATTATGCTGAATGGACGATTTTATGCTGAAATGAAGAGCCTGATGTGGACGGTTTTGATCGGTTGGATTGTCCTTCTCATTGTGTCCTCATGGAAAGGGCGTGTTTATAAATGAAAGACATTCTGTACACACGCTGGTTACTAGTAAAAAAACAATCGTTCAGTCTTTGCATCTGGTTGTTTCTGCCACTCTTGATCACCATTGCCATTCTCTCTGTGACTGAGTCGGTACAAGAAGACTTTACTGTACCAATAGGTATTGTCTTAGAAGAAGAAACCAATTCTTCTCTCGCCTTATACAACGAACTAAATAACACATCGCTTGTTACGGCTACTGTAATGTCAGAACGGAAAGCACTTCGACAATTAGAAAGGCATGAACTTGATAGTGTATTTGTGATAAAGGAAGGTTATCAAAACGCCTTGCAAGAAGGAAACAGAAACAATTTGCTGGAAGGA is a genomic window of Gracilibacillus salinarum containing:
- the rsgA gene encoding ribosome small subunit-dependent GTPase A codes for the protein MEEQLIASNIDTVFLVSALNNDFNIRRIERYVTLAWESGASPVIVLTKADLSDDIDAKVLEVEEVAIGVPIHVTSSITHQGIEDLNKYLQSGTTIALLGSSGVGKSTLSNILSEKEQQAVHAIRNDDKGRHTTTSRDLLVFDKGLILDTPGLRELQLWNTEEAVSNTFQDIKGLENACKFRDCQHESEPGCAIQKAIEDGIITEARYHSYLKLLRETAFIENSTAYMRDKIEKTKHYRHQATQHRKMKKHR
- a CDS encoding NAD-dependent epimerase/dehydratase family protein, with product MKKVIIIGGAGTVGEILYKHLSPDYHVLVFDKMVKNETATHKQMDATNYHDMLKKIPKDTDVMINLLRIETSRAIEDVEAFDQMTDVFFKASYYLMLIAKEYHIDKVIYASSNHASDYYEENGYSQLGREITTKDYPYPKGLYGVLKVTSEEAGFIFSLHTDLSVINIRIGSVPKDEKKALLENDRVSRTLLSQHDLIHLFISAIETNTKHGTYYGVSNNTDKPWDISNAIKELGYHPSVNSDQLKNN
- a CDS encoding YkvA family protein, with protein sequence MKYEHGYKRYIPKAKHYFQDKEKSKQLLKQAEIKANDKKGKLEEVWGKLQLLFEALRAWIQGEYKEIPKGSIVMILAAIIYFVTPIDIVPDFLVGLGLFDDAAVLGFVIRQVSEDLDRFKVWQESHGEEKPSVEEG
- a CDS encoding DUF6583 family protein; amino-acid sequence: MEEAIQQEQPKQQKKRTKWIIIAVAVAAILIAGIISVQAFILTSAKEDYFLAEKKSIEQLQETFESRFEQEIAWKEHTDENAIESVTEITGQMNVPSMAGMGYDQIINNANITIESAMDRQENMSSVTISAGMAGIELNGMEATLDNNDLYVGLPFLDNIIQVNGDDLGRILQELDPETFSGEENIDFSTLYNENPFMTEDFTYINEEYMMYLYDQIPDEAFESTSEDITLGDNSVNAEKITFSLSEEEVQNILKGLFDKMAADEKLREILVNQTFYLDYANVEVANEEITAFEEDFVSTMEDASANVDAIKLPDGFESVIWVQDDIIVKRELSATIEDAGTTATVRVDGTNAITDSTQVLDYNFTVDDGNTEETMNMNADLSQQDGTTNDVITLSVPDANFTIESNQTEQNETDKSFEHIFSFSQQGTQLMSLHWIGEGTYEEDQMTVDHTLFAEDGATLNQDSLSIKLSQEGTTISEVETPDTDQVKNLSDMSGEEITEYVETDVMQQFQVWMSNMMGGMGTGGF
- a CDS encoding ABC transporter permease, coding for MKSLKHIYLFTKSNLIQLRRKWVSLPLILLVPIIITGLLAFSLVSMMDVAETESLTVGLVDFDQSEETKLIIELLEDSSQLGDVLSMQEMEETQAKQGITSNNLSSYVIFPENFFQKLMNGEASRVSIIGNPEKPLQSQIINELIETLTRHIRSSQANILTINHYATQLEMNDQERNALLLEQFTDYFFYVLGSDRVVTEEKLTNNATSSPTEYFSLAGWFTIVTIWLVIIYTMLQKDISTKMKERVQLYGVTDFQQAAAAIITTLFVTAIMATVTFLSYLYFFEDITIMTENAIRIACLLLLHSMIVLQSFTLIGWLLKSQKVTLLMLTIFTAIVILFSGAIIPKIYFPIYLENLFSYSFAHQSFYWIEQIMLNGRFYAEMKSLMWTVLIGWIVLLIVSSWKGRVYK